From a region of the Tateyamaria omphalii genome:
- a CDS encoding shikimate kinase, which yields MSEIQQDSVIGATYRLKKTVVMVGMMGAGKTAVGRALALRLDVPFLDSDAEIETAANMTVPEIFERDGEPFFRRKETQVISRLLDEERGILSTGGGAFLAEENRANITARGVSVWLNAGLDLLWQRVRHKDTRPLLRTPDPRATLAEIYAQRVPLYALADVSVLSEADMSIEQMVDRVVATLLAERPDVLETSDA from the coding sequence ATGAGCGAAATTCAGCAGGACAGTGTGATCGGGGCAACCTACCGACTGAAGAAAACGGTTGTGATGGTGGGCATGATGGGGGCGGGCAAGACCGCTGTGGGGCGCGCCCTGGCCTTGCGCCTGGACGTCCCGTTTCTGGACAGCGATGCAGAGATCGAGACGGCAGCAAACATGACTGTTCCCGAAATCTTCGAGCGCGACGGCGAGCCGTTCTTTCGCCGCAAGGAAACGCAGGTCATCTCGCGCCTGCTGGATGAAGAACGCGGCATCCTGTCAACGGGGGGCGGCGCCTTTCTGGCCGAGGAAAACCGCGCAAACATCACGGCGCGCGGTGTCTCGGTTTGGCTGAATGCGGGCCTTGATCTGCTGTGGCAGCGCGTGCGGCACAAGGACACGCGCCCTTTGCTGCGCACGCCCGATCCCCGCGCCACGCTAGCCGAGATCTATGCCCAGCGTGTGCCGCTTTATGCGCTGGCCGACGTCTCGGTCCTGTCCGAAGCCGATATGAGCATCGAGCAAATGGTCGACAGGGTCGTCGCGACCCTTTTGGCGGAACGCCCCGATGTGTTGGAGACGAGTGATGCGTGA
- a CDS encoding site-specific tyrosine recombinase XerD: MSHRWISTFLDAQAAELGAARNTLLAYGRDLKDADAWLAGQNADFETADKAKIEAYLIHCDAQGLAKSTRARRLSAIKQLYRFAFEEGWRSDNPAIQIASPGQDKRLPKTLDEEEVDRLLLSARTFGRGDHDRLRDTCLMELLYATGMRVSELVSLPVSSARGDPQMLLILGKGGKERMVPLSPSARAALAAWLKCRDARCDAVEAEGATPSRFLFPSRGASGFLTRHWFYARIKSLAVHGGVDPSKVTPHTLRHAFATHLLAGGADLRAIQTMLGHADVATTEIYTHVVDERLTQLVLDHHPLAKDKRKSGGSTSSDGQ; the protein is encoded by the coding sequence ATGAGCCACCGTTGGATCTCTACCTTTCTAGACGCGCAAGCCGCCGAGCTGGGCGCCGCGCGCAACACGCTGCTGGCCTATGGCCGAGACTTGAAAGATGCGGACGCGTGGCTTGCCGGTCAGAACGCGGATTTTGAGACGGCAGATAAGGCCAAAATAGAAGCCTACCTGATCCATTGCGATGCGCAGGGGTTGGCCAAATCAACCCGCGCGCGCCGCCTGTCCGCCATCAAGCAACTCTACCGTTTTGCGTTCGAGGAAGGCTGGCGCAGCGACAACCCCGCCATCCAGATCGCGAGCCCCGGGCAGGACAAACGCCTGCCAAAGACGCTGGACGAGGAGGAGGTCGACCGGCTGCTCCTTTCCGCCCGCACGTTCGGGCGCGGCGACCACGACCGGTTGCGCGACACCTGCCTGATGGAACTGCTCTACGCCACCGGAATGCGGGTGAGCGAATTGGTCAGCCTGCCTGTGTCCTCCGCGCGCGGCGATCCGCAAATGCTGCTGATCCTTGGCAAGGGGGGAAAGGAACGGATGGTCCCCCTCTCCCCGTCCGCGCGTGCAGCACTTGCCGCCTGGCTCAAATGTCGTGATGCAAGGTGCGATGCGGTCGAAGCCGAAGGTGCCACGCCTTCCCGCTTTCTGTTTCCGTCGCGCGGCGCCTCGGGCTTTTTGACCCGCCACTGGTTCTATGCACGCATCAAGTCCCTCGCCGTTCATGGCGGAGTTGATCCCTCCAAGGTGACGCCCCACACACTGCGCCACGCCTTTGCGACCCACCTACTGGCCGGCGGCGCAGATCTGCGGGCCATCCAGACGATGCTCGGCCACGCCGATGTCGCCACGACCGAGATCTACACCCATGTGGTGGATGAGCGCCTGACGCAGCTTGTGCTGGATCATCACCCGCTGGCGAAGGACAAGCGCAAATCCGGCGGCAGCACGTCCTCGGACGGCCAATAG
- a CDS encoding pyridoxamine 5'-phosphate oxidase family protein gives MTPERLREIYGDVHERAAAKVIHAFDAHCRQFIEHSSFLILATSDGDTLDISPKGDPAGFVTVESDTTLLLPDRPGNNRIDSLTNILAHPNVALLFLIPTVDETLRVNGTAEISEDPALRAQFQVNGRRPKTVLRITADEIYTHCGKAPMRGGLWKPESWPSQRPVATLLEMLRDHTAIPQDRTDQDAVDHLYRSTLY, from the coding sequence ATGACGCCAGAAAGACTGCGAGAGATCTACGGCGACGTGCATGAAAGAGCGGCGGCCAAGGTGATCCACGCTTTCGATGCGCATTGCCGGCAATTCATTGAACATTCCTCTTTCCTGATCCTTGCCACGTCAGATGGCGACACGCTCGATATCTCGCCCAAGGGCGATCCGGCGGGATTTGTGACGGTAGAGTCGGACACGACACTCCTGTTGCCGGATCGGCCCGGCAACAACCGGATCGACAGCCTGACGAACATCTTGGCCCACCCCAATGTGGCGCTGCTGTTCCTGATCCCGACAGTGGACGAAACCCTGCGTGTGAACGGCACGGCCGAGATCAGCGAAGACCCCGCGCTGCGCGCTCAATTCCAGGTTAACGGCCGTCGTCCCAAGACGGTGCTGCGGATCACTGCGGACGAAATCTATACCCATTGCGGCAAGGCACCTATGCGCGGTGGTCTGTGGAAGCCCGAAAGCTGGCCGTCACAGCGCCCTGTCGCGACGCTGCTTGAGATGTTGCGCGATCACACGGCGATCCCGCAGGATCGCACGGATCAGGACGCGGTGGACCATCTCTATCGCAGCACGCTTTACTGA
- a CDS encoding metallophosphoesterase, with the protein MIQKAASSVEVGSSIRDLSFDGAWVMGVPGDAIKGCGGMRVQDLGVVDEPVLLFGGPYSNLQATQAVLEQARHRGAKPVCTGDVVAYCARPAETVAAIRAAGCPVVAGNCEVQLAEGADDCGCGFQEGSVCDLLSVGWYGFAQSRVGADARAWMAELPDVVVFAQSGARYAVIHGGVSDVARFVWSTSPMSVFRSEWMALEAQIGPVDHIVAGHSGIPFQQDVGKGRWINAGVIGMPPHDGLQQTAFMVLEEGRAKLHRLNYDMDGAVADMEAAGLTHGYHIALRSGYWPSEDVLPPDLRLSFASG; encoded by the coding sequence GTGATCCAGAAGGCCGCATCCAGCGTCGAGGTGGGGTCGTCCATTCGTGATTTATCCTTTGATGGTGCATGGGTTATGGGGGTGCCGGGCGATGCAATCAAGGGATGCGGCGGGATGCGCGTGCAGGATCTGGGTGTGGTGGACGAACCTGTGCTCTTGTTCGGCGGGCCGTATTCCAATCTGCAGGCGACGCAGGCCGTTTTGGAACAGGCCCGCCATCGCGGGGCAAAGCCCGTGTGCACCGGCGATGTCGTCGCATACTGCGCGCGCCCGGCCGAGACGGTCGCGGCCATTCGCGCGGCGGGTTGTCCGGTTGTGGCGGGCAATTGCGAGGTGCAGTTGGCGGAAGGAGCCGACGATTGCGGTTGCGGGTTCCAAGAAGGGAGTGTCTGCGATCTTCTGTCGGTCGGATGGTACGGCTTTGCTCAATCCCGGGTCGGCGCGGATGCACGCGCTTGGATGGCAGAGTTGCCGGATGTGGTCGTGTTTGCGCAGTCTGGCGCGCGCTATGCGGTGATCCATGGCGGGGTGTCGGATGTGGCACGCTTCGTCTGGTCAACCTCTCCGATGTCGGTGTTCCGCTCTGAATGGATGGCGCTCGAGGCGCAGATCGGCCCGGTGGATCATATCGTTGCGGGTCACTCGGGCATTCCGTTTCAGCAGGACGTCGGCAAGGGCAGGTGGATCAATGCGGGCGTGATCGGAATGCCGCCGCATGACGGATTGCAGCAGACCGCTTTCATGGTTCTTGAAGAGGGTCGTGCAAAGTTGCACCGACTGAACTACGACATGGATGGGGCCGTTGCCGATATGGAAGCCGCCGGGCTGACCCACGGCTATCACATTGCCCTGCGCAGTGGCTATTGGCCGTCCGAGGACGTGCTGCCGCCGGATTTGCGCTTGTCCTTCGCCAGCGGGTGA
- the ssb gene encoding single-stranded DNA-binding protein, which produces MAGSVNKVILIGNLGRDPEVRTFQNGGKVCNLRIATSETWKDRNTGERKERTEWHSVAIFSEPLARVAEQYLRKGSKVYLEGQLETRKWQDQSGQDRYSTEVVLRPYTSTLTMLDGRGEGGGGGNFGGGGGGGQMGYDDQSGGYGGGSSQPSPAPSRDLDDEIPF; this is translated from the coding sequence ATGGCAGGGTCCGTCAACAAGGTCATTCTGATCGGCAATCTGGGGCGCGACCCCGAAGTGCGGACGTTCCAGAACGGCGGCAAGGTATGCAACCTGCGTATCGCGACGTCTGAAACATGGAAAGACCGTAACACGGGCGAGCGCAAGGAACGCACCGAATGGCACTCGGTCGCGATCTTTTCGGAACCGCTGGCGCGCGTGGCGGAACAGTATTTGCGCAAGGGGTCCAAGGTGTACCTGGAAGGTCAGCTTGAGACCCGTAAATGGCAGGATCAGTCCGGCCAAGACCGCTATTCGACCGAGGTTGTGCTGCGCCCCTACACCTCGACCCTGACGATGCTGGATGGCCGCGGCGAAGGCGGCGGTGGCGGCAACTTTGGCGGCGGCGGTGGCGGTGGCCAGATGGGGTATGATGACCAGAGCGGCGGCTATGGTGGCGGAAGCAGCCAGCCAAGCCCGGCGCCCAGCCGCGATCTGGACGACGAAATTCCGTTCTAG
- a CDS encoding lytic transglycosylase domain-containing protein produces the protein MRALWVGAIVAAFVADAGMAQSLSSKSRNNLFKSQTKVLDTRAAKQYSNSVRLQPRKVVTPTKWDTETRKFNGKYRGPYLNMARDAARRHGVPEDLFLRLVQQESGWNPSARSHKGAFGLAQLMPATARSLGVDREDPAENLDGGARYLKEQYRTFGSWRLALAAYNAGPGAVKKYNGVPPFRETRNYVKVIWGS, from the coding sequence ATGCGGGCACTCTGGGTTGGGGCGATTGTCGCCGCCTTCGTCGCGGATGCGGGCATGGCGCAAAGCCTGTCGTCGAAAAGCCGCAACAACCTGTTCAAATCTCAGACCAAGGTGTTGGATACGCGCGCGGCCAAACAGTATTCGAATTCGGTCCGCTTGCAGCCGCGCAAGGTTGTCACGCCGACGAAATGGGATACCGAAACGCGCAAGTTCAACGGCAAGTACCGGGGACCTTACCTGAACATGGCTCGCGATGCCGCACGACGCCACGGCGTGCCGGAGGACCTGTTCCTGCGGCTTGTGCAACAGGAAAGCGGCTGGAACCCCAGCGCAAGGTCCCATAAGGGCGCCTTCGGCCTGGCTCAGCTGATGCCCGCCACAGCGCGCAGCCTCGGTGTGGACCGCGAAGACCCCGCAGAGAACCTGGATGGCGGCGCGCGCTATCTCAAGGAACAGTACCGCACATTCGGCAGCTGGCGCTTGGCGCTTGCAGCTTACAATGCCGGTCCGGGCGCAGTGAAGAAATACAATGGCGTGCCGCCTTTCCGCGAGACACGCAACTACGTCAAGGTGATCTGGGGCAGCTGA
- the aroB gene encoding 3-dehydroquinate synthase, producing MRETVHVPLGARAYDVVIGPGLMAEAGTFIAPMLSRPRVAVVTESRVAALHLGALEEGLSAAGIDCVALELPPGESTKSWAYLAQVTEWLLDQKIERRDVVVALGGGVIGDLVGFACAVLRRGVRFVQVPTSLLAQVDSSVGGKTGINTAQGKNLAGAFHQPSLVLADTDVLASLAPRDFLAGYGEVMKYGLLGDAAFFGWLEDNAPAMAAGDVGLRVAAVKRSVEMKADIVTRDETEQGDRALLNLGHTFCHALEAATGYSERLLHGEGVAIGCGLAFELSARLGLCSQEDPSRVRAHLKAMGLKTDLADIPGDLPDATGLMDLMGQDKKVVAGTLNFILARGIGQAFVTPDVPPDTVIAVLGDALAAR from the coding sequence ATGCGTGAAACCGTGCATGTGCCGCTGGGCGCGCGGGCTTATGACGTGGTGATCGGGCCGGGCCTGATGGCCGAGGCAGGTACCTTTATCGCACCCATGCTGTCCCGCCCGCGCGTCGCGGTGGTAACCGAAAGCCGTGTGGCTGCCTTGCACCTGGGTGCCCTAGAGGAGGGTCTGTCTGCCGCCGGCATCGACTGTGTCGCGCTGGAATTGCCGCCGGGCGAGAGCACCAAGAGCTGGGCGTATCTGGCGCAGGTGACGGAATGGCTGCTTGATCAGAAGATCGAGCGCCGCGACGTGGTCGTGGCCCTTGGCGGTGGCGTCATTGGCGATCTGGTCGGCTTTGCCTGCGCCGTGCTGCGCCGCGGCGTGCGGTTCGTTCAGGTGCCCACGTCGCTTCTGGCGCAGGTCGACAGTTCCGTGGGGGGGAAGACCGGGATCAACACTGCGCAGGGCAAAAACCTGGCCGGCGCCTTTCACCAGCCGAGCCTCGTGCTTGCCGATACGGATGTGCTGGCTTCGCTCGCTCCGCGCGACTTTCTGGCGGGCTACGGCGAGGTGATGAAATACGGCCTGCTGGGGGATGCCGCATTCTTTGGCTGGCTCGAAGACAACGCGCCCGCCATGGCGGCAGGCGATGTTGGGTTGCGTGTCGCGGCGGTGAAGCGATCAGTCGAGATGAAGGCCGACATCGTGACCCGCGACGAGACGGAGCAAGGGGATCGGGCTCTGTTGAACCTGGGCCATACGTTCTGCCACGCGCTAGAGGCCGCGACCGGGTATTCAGAACGGTTGCTGCATGGCGAAGGCGTGGCTATCGGCTGCGGCCTTGCCTTTGAGCTCTCCGCCCGGCTGGGCCTGTGCAGTCAGGAAGATCCGAGCCGGGTGCGGGCACATCTCAAAGCGATGGGGTTGAAGACAGATCTGGCAGATATCCCCGGCGATCTGCCGGATGCGACGGGCCTCATGGACCTGATGGGCCAAGACAAGAAGGTCGTCGCAGGAACGCTGAATTTCATCCTCGCGCGCGGGATCGGGCAGGCCTTCGTGACCCCGGATGTGCCGCCGGACACCGTGATTGCGGTGCTGGGGGATGCTTTGGCTGCGCGCTGA